The Thermococcus sp. region AGTTTTGTGCACCACCGGCGGGTTAGGCGGCTGGTGTGAGTTTTTCAGAGCTTCTTCAGGTAAGCGAGGCCTTTTACTGGGAGTAACGTAACGTTACCCCACCGGTAACCCGGAATTTACTATATACCTTTGAGGCTAAGTTTGATGTGGAGCAACCTTAGGGGGTTGCCCGCCTAAGGGGCACTGCTGTGATGCAGGGCCAAAGCTGTGTGTGTTCGTGGCACCGAGGGGTTCTAAAACCCCCGCACCCAGGTTTGATCTGGTCCACGGTGCCTCCAAACGGAGGCGAAAAAATTGAGAAAGAATCTTGCTTTGGGAATTTTTGGCCTGCTGGTGGCCTTTGGTCTCGTTTTGGGAGCCGGAGCCAACTTCAGGGATTACAACGCAGACAGGAGCGTCCACTGGAATATCGTGAGTGACGACAACGAGCTTATTGACCTCACCCCGATCCAGCCCTACGCGTACATAAACAATGGCGGCGTCCTCGTCGTTGATATAAGCCCGAACAATCCGAACTGGCCGGGCTACGGAAACGGACTCAGCCCGAACTCAGAGTACAACTTCGATGAGGTCTTCCAGGTAAGCAACCACCTCTGGGAGAACAACATGTCAATTGTTGTCAGGATAACCAACGCCAACACCGCGATCCAGTTCTACGGTGCAGACATGAACGTACACGACAGTGCAAACGGCACAGTTGTTTACGCCAGTGACATGGCGAAGAACGACGTCTGCTTCATCGTGAACAACGGCGACGCAGTTAAGGTTGGAATGGACTTTACGGTTGGAAACGACGCTACAAACACCACTCAGAGCAGTACCATCCACATACAGGCCTACAGACTCGGCACCGAGCCGTCGGAGCTTGTTGGAAAGTGCGGACAGGGGAACAACTGAAGGAGGAATGAAGCATGAATAAACTACTTGGATTGGCCGTACTTATGATTGGAATGCTCCTAGCGGTTGGAGCGGGTGCGAACTTCCGCTACTACTCAGCGGACAGATCTGCATCATTCCAAGTCGTCTCGGACGACAACGAACTTATTGACCTTACTGCACTTCAGCCCTACGTGACCTACGACGCTGGAAAGCTCTACGTCGACATAAGCCAGTACAACCCCAACCACCCTGAGGGCGGCGGAAACGGCATGAGCCCGAACACGACCTACGTCTTTGAAGAAATGTTCCAGGTAAGCAACCACCTCTGGGAGAACAACCAGACCAACTACCCGATCTGCGTCAAGATAAAGAGCGACCACGACAACGTACTGCTCTTTGCAGGGAACTACACCAGCCCGATAGCGGGTCCAGGTGACAACATAGAGTTCACAGTCGAGCACGGCAACCCAGTCCCCATAGGCATGATCTTCGACAACACCAACGCTACCGAGGGCATGGATCAGTTTCAGATGAGCTTTGAGGCACACGCAGGTGCATGCGGGCCGTGATTTCAGTCTGAGGCTTTTGCCTCCCACATTAACTTTGTGAATTGAATCGGTTTTCATAGCTCTCATACGCTCTAATCCGACGGCTCGTGCCGCGCTGTAAGGAAGGGATATCCATGAAAGGATTGGTAAAAAACATTACGATAACCTTATTGCTCATGTTCCTGACCGCCTCAGTGGCGGGTTTTCTGCTCGACAGGCCTATTCTGATTTCCTACGCATACTCCGAGAGCATGACGCCTACAATAAACAAGGGCGACCTCTTTTTCATAAACCCGCTCTCAAGGACCGGAGACGTTGGGGACATCATAGTATTCCACAGGCGCGACGGCTGGACCGTCCACAGGATATTTGCGGTTTCTGAGAACGGTTACCTGACGAAGGGAGACAACAACGTGGCCACAGACCAGCAGGATGGGATCTACCCCCCCGTCAAACCCTCCGATGTCGCCGGAAAGGTGATAACCCTCTCTGGCCATCCACTAGTCATAAGGGGAGGGGGAGCGTTCATAGAGTCAATGAGGAAGCGCCTGACGAGCGTCTATGCCGTAGTCATTTTCCTCATCCTCGGTGCCTTCCTGACGTTCTCCGGAGGGGGGAAGAAAAGAAGCCACTCGAAGAGAAGGAAGTTCATCCGCGTTAGGGCGAGAACCCTCTACGCCGTTCTGTCCGTCGGAATCATTGCCGGCTTTATCTTCGTTACCGTGGCGTCGTGGGGCACCCTCGCGTTCACTTACTCCTCAACCCTTGCCGGCGGTCAGAAAGAGGGCTGGTACCTCCCAGGGAGTTCCTTCGAGAGAAACCTTACTGTAAAGAACAGCGCGGTATATCCATTCTACTACTTCGTCGGGGAGAAAGGGGAAGGGGCGGAAATCACAAACGCAAGGGCATTCAAGCTAGGCGGCGGTTCCTTCCACAACGTAACGGTGGACGTCAAGGTCCCAGCCGATACGAGGATCTACCGTGTGGAGGTGGCGGTTCGCTCCTATCCAGCCATACTGCCGGGGAACCTTGTGGCGGCACTCTACGGGGCGAATCCTTACCTTCCTTTGGTCGCTTACTCGGCCGAGCTGGCCCTAGTTCTCCTAGCCTTTTACCGACTGGCTGACATAGCGGACGGCGATGTTCTTAGAATACGAACCAGGAGGAGAAGCCTCCTGAGCAAACTCATGGGGGATGGTTGATATGAGGACACTTTTCCTGGCTTTGGCGTTCATCCTTGGTCTCCTCCTGGTGGTGGGATCGAGCGGGAACTTCCAGGGCTACAGCTCGGTCAGGGACGTTTCGGTGGACATCGTGCCGCACGACCAGGAGTACGTTGGGTTCAGGTGTAACGATGGTTATGCGGCGGTCGTTACGGTGGGCCAGAACTCCACCGAGAACTTCGGTGCACTGACGGTCATGAACTACCTGCCCGGAAACCATGAGGTAGCTGTGGCAGTTGAGCCGGATTACTCGTTGCTTCCCACAGGATTGGACGTTGAGGTTGAGACTGAAAATGGGGGTTCGGCCGTTCTCTCACCTGGAGAGGAGCGTACTCTGATTGGAAGGGTTACCGCAGGGAACGTAAGTCCCGGGACGTACATAATCCCGCTTGGCCTCTACGCCAGCTGGGACGGCGGCTCGGCATCGCTCTCACCCTGTCCGATTAAGGTCATTGTGAGGGGCGATCCGAAGATAGAGAAGACCCTCATCTTCGGAAACGCGACCGTTGAAAGGGGGGCGAGGGGTCCATGGACTTTCAGGATAACCGTTACGAATCCCACCTCC contains the following coding sequences:
- a CDS encoding DUF1102 domain-containing protein, with amino-acid sequence MRKNLALGIFGLLVAFGLVLGAGANFRDYNADRSVHWNIVSDDNELIDLTPIQPYAYINNGGVLVVDISPNNPNWPGYGNGLSPNSEYNFDEVFQVSNHLWENNMSIVVRITNANTAIQFYGADMNVHDSANGTVVYASDMAKNDVCFIVNNGDAVKVGMDFTVGNDATNTTQSSTIHIQAYRLGTEPSELVGKCGQGNN
- a CDS encoding DUF1102 domain-containing protein, with translation MNKLLGLAVLMIGMLLAVGAGANFRYYSADRSASFQVVSDDNELIDLTALQPYVTYDAGKLYVDISQYNPNHPEGGGNGMSPNTTYVFEEMFQVSNHLWENNQTNYPICVKIKSDHDNVLLFAGNYTSPIAGPGDNIEFTVEHGNPVPIGMIFDNTNATEGMDQFQMSFEAHAGACGP
- a CDS encoding signal peptidase I → MKGLVKNITITLLLMFLTASVAGFLLDRPILISYAYSESMTPTINKGDLFFINPLSRTGDVGDIIVFHRRDGWTVHRIFAVSENGYLTKGDNNVATDQQDGIYPPVKPSDVAGKVITLSGHPLVIRGGGAFIESMRKRLTSVYAVVIFLILGAFLTFSGGGKKRSHSKRRKFIRVRARTLYAVLSVGIIAGFIFVTVASWGTLAFTYSSTLAGGQKEGWYLPGSSFERNLTVKNSAVYPFYYFVGEKGEGAEITNARAFKLGGGSFHNVTVDVKVPADTRIYRVEVAVRSYPAILPGNLVAALYGANPYLPLVAYSAELALVLLAFYRLADIADGDVLRIRTRRRSLLSKLMGDG